From a region of the Candidatus Deferrimicrobium sp. genome:
- a CDS encoding branched-chain amino acid ABC transporter permease — protein sequence MENFLQALVSGVVIGGIYALIAMGFVVIYKATGIINFAIGEFMMLGAFFCYTAMTAAKFPFAVSLIMAIAGAAALGALVERFILRPLLGKNTISIIMVTIGLSSVFKGVAQLVWSGDYRAFPPIFPRMPILLGNIVIPSRQLYSFLIAIAAAAFIWLAFRFTRTGVSMRATANDQAAAFSMGIDIRRVFSLSWSLAAVAAALSGVVIGTMGGISPQLGAIGLKVFPVVILGGLDSVGGALAGGFLIGILENLAGGYLDPLILGGGIKEVAPFLVLVVILMIRPYGLFGTREIERL from the coding sequence GTGGAGAATTTCCTGCAAGCGCTGGTGAGCGGCGTGGTGATTGGGGGAATCTATGCCCTCATCGCGATGGGGTTCGTCGTCATCTACAAGGCGACGGGGATCATCAACTTCGCGATCGGCGAGTTCATGATGCTCGGGGCGTTCTTCTGCTACACGGCGATGACAGCGGCGAAGTTTCCCTTCGCAGTGTCCCTCATTATGGCCATCGCCGGCGCCGCGGCGCTCGGGGCGCTGGTGGAGCGCTTCATCCTGCGGCCGCTGCTGGGCAAAAACACGATCTCGATCATCATGGTGACGATCGGACTCTCCTCCGTTTTCAAGGGTGTCGCCCAGCTCGTCTGGTCGGGCGACTACCGCGCGTTCCCGCCGATCTTCCCCCGGATGCCGATCCTGCTGGGGAACATCGTGATCCCGTCCCGCCAGTTGTACTCCTTCCTGATCGCCATCGCGGCGGCGGCCTTCATCTGGCTCGCGTTCCGGTTCACGCGGACCGGCGTGTCGATGCGCGCCACGGCGAACGACCAGGCCGCAGCGTTCTCGATGGGGATCGACATCCGCAGGGTCTTCTCCCTGTCGTGGAGCCTCGCGGCGGTGGCGGCCGCGCTCTCGGGGGTCGTGATCGGGACGATGGGGGGAATCAGCCCACAGCTGGGGGCCATCGGGCTCAAGGTCTTCCCGGTCGTTATCCTTGGCGGCCTGGACAGCGTCGGCGGGGCGTTGGCGGGGGGCTTCCTCATCGGGATCCTGGAAAACCTTGCGGGGGGATACCTGGACCCGCTGATCCTGGGAGGGGGAATCAAGGAAGTGGCCCCCTTCCTCGTGCTCGTGGTCATCCTGATGATCCGGCCGTACGGGCTGTTCGGAACCCGCGAGATCGAACGGTTGTAG
- a CDS encoding ABC transporter ATP-binding protein has translation MNEVLGVEGITLAFGGLNALTGVDMSVREGTIYGIIGPNGAGKTSLLNCIGGFYHPRAGSVRFLGRDVTRLSPDGRAAMGMARTFQNIALFKGMTVLDNIKLGAHAHLGTNVFSALLYSPGARREETSLREEVENDVIDFLEIEHLRNRTVGGLSYGLQKRVELGRALAMRPKVLLLDEPIAGMNQEETEDMARFILDIKEERGVTLVMIEHHMGVVMDICDRIAVLNFGVKITEGAPLEVKENPEVVKAYLGKSH, from the coding sequence ATGAATGAAGTCCTTGGAGTCGAAGGGATCACCCTCGCCTTCGGAGGGTTGAACGCGTTAACCGGAGTGGATATGTCCGTTCGGGAAGGGACCATCTATGGAATCATCGGTCCGAATGGGGCGGGGAAGACCAGCCTGCTCAATTGCATCGGCGGGTTCTATCACCCCCGGGCGGGCTCAGTCCGTTTCCTTGGGCGGGATGTCACCCGACTTTCACCGGATGGACGGGCCGCCATGGGAATGGCGCGGACCTTCCAGAACATTGCACTTTTCAAGGGAATGACCGTCCTGGACAACATCAAGCTGGGTGCCCACGCCCACCTTGGAACCAATGTCTTTTCGGCACTCCTCTATTCCCCGGGAGCGCGCCGCGAAGAAACCTCCCTTCGGGAGGAGGTGGAAAACGACGTCATCGATTTCCTGGAAATCGAGCATCTGCGGAACAGGACCGTGGGGGGACTGTCCTACGGCCTCCAGAAACGGGTGGAACTGGGCCGCGCCCTCGCCATGCGCCCGAAGGTACTTCTCCTGGACGAGCCGATTGCGGGGATGAACCAGGAGGAGACCGAGGACATGGCGCGCTTCATCCTCGACATAAAGGAAGAGCGGGGCGTGACGCTGGTCATGATCGAGCACCACATGGGCGTGGTGATGGACATCTGCGATCGCATCGCCGTCTTGAATTTCGGCGTCAAGATCACCGAAGGGGCGCCGCTCGAGGTGAAGGAGAACCCGGAGGTCGTCAAGGCGTACCTGGGGAAGTCGCACTGA
- the fdhD gene encoding formate dehydrogenase accessory sulfurtransferase FdhD, giving the protein MTRLPGDDAKGGGAPPVLRYDGRRLAPAHHLPVREVPVALTVNGAVLATLIASPHDLHFLVAGFLRMQGMIRSAGDLLTLSVCEDFGAVSVRIRGEVPGRIAPTFTSGCGAGISFHVPASAGRPVQLPSAGPFVSPESLFSAMDALARASEAYRGSGGIHSAGAWDGERLLLFAEDIGRHNTIDRIAGQALLAGIDLSGRILVASGRVSSEMAAKAGSLGISVIASRTSPTDLAVRICGELGITLVGYVRGRRFNVYTHPTRISAAAEERISGVTGVILAGGPSTRMGSDKALLPYQGGRFIEAIHRRMEELFEEVIVATGETARYDFLRCRRVTDLYPGMGALAGIHAALRASGSEKIFVVACDMPHLAPGLIRHLCSLAEGADVVVPEGEGGLEPLHAVYRKGVLPAVEDALRDGQCRVVSFFDRVRVRRVSFAEVERIDPCLSAFRNINTPEDYYRFRDGGG; this is encoded by the coding sequence ATGACCCGCCTCCCCGGAGACGACGCAAAGGGCGGAGGCGCCCCTCCCGTCCTGCGGTACGACGGTCGCCGGCTGGCTCCCGCCCACCATCTCCCCGTGCGGGAGGTCCCCGTCGCCCTTACGGTCAACGGGGCTGTCCTCGCGACGCTGATCGCCTCGCCCCACGACCTGCATTTCCTGGTGGCCGGTTTCCTCCGGATGCAGGGGATGATCCGGTCCGCCGGGGACCTTCTGACCCTGAGCGTGTGCGAAGACTTCGGCGCGGTGTCCGTCCGGATCCGCGGAGAAGTTCCGGGTCGCATCGCACCGACCTTTACCTCGGGGTGCGGAGCCGGGATCAGCTTCCACGTCCCCGCCTCCGCGGGGCGCCCGGTCCAGCTCCCCTCCGCGGGGCCGTTCGTTTCCCCGGAGTCGCTTTTTTCGGCGATGGACGCGCTCGCGCGGGCGTCCGAGGCGTATCGCGGGAGCGGGGGGATCCACTCGGCCGGCGCTTGGGACGGCGAGCGTCTTCTCCTGTTCGCGGAGGATATCGGGCGGCACAACACGATCGACCGGATCGCGGGGCAGGCGCTCCTGGCGGGGATCGACCTCTCCGGCAGGATCCTCGTCGCCTCGGGACGCGTTTCTTCCGAGATGGCGGCGAAGGCGGGTTCCCTCGGGATCTCCGTGATCGCCTCGCGCACCTCTCCCACGGACCTTGCGGTCAGGATCTGCGGGGAACTCGGGATCACCCTTGTCGGGTACGTGCGGGGCCGCAGGTTCAACGTCTACACCCATCCGACGCGGATCTCCGCCGCGGCCGAGGAACGGATCTCCGGGGTCACGGGGGTGATCCTCGCGGGGGGCCCCTCCACCCGGATGGGGAGCGACAAGGCGCTCCTGCCGTACCAGGGCGGGCGGTTCATCGAGGCGATCCACCGGCGGATGGAGGAGCTGTTCGAGGAGGTGATCGTCGCCACCGGGGAGACGGCACGGTACGATTTCCTCCGGTGCCGCCGGGTGACGGACCTCTACCCCGGGATGGGCGCGCTGGCGGGGATCCACGCGGCTTTGCGGGCGAGCGGCTCGGAGAAGATCTTCGTAGTGGCGTGCGACATGCCACACCTCGCTCCAGGCCTCATCCGGCACCTGTGCTCGCTGGCGGAAGGGGCGGACGTCGTGGTTCCCGAGGGGGAGGGGGGGCTGGAGCCGCTTCACGCGGTGTACAGGAAAGGCGTTCTCCCCGCCGTGGAAGATGCGCTGCGGGACGGGCAGTGCCGCGTGGTCTCCTTCTTCGACCGGGTGCGCGTTCGCCGCGTTTCCTTTGCGGAGGTGGAGCGGATCGACCCGTGCCTCTCCGCCTTTCGGAACATCAATACCCCCGAGGACTATTACCGCTTCCGCGACGGGGGCGGGTAA
- a CDS encoding formate dehydrogenase accessory protein FdhE, with product MSRTADKIAHLRKTAREHPEYIDVLLPFEEIFAYTDGKEAGTGIRFDVPEGNGAERVRGGLPLLSPEGLSVDRDTATAFLSGLLDVLRRVGREGHADLDRIGGGLSGGSLDLPSLYVACLTRKRDIVDQAATVLSVQAPLLTFVLEIPLKTALESVSSSLPPEQFDGWKEGYCPVCGSRAGMAELSGDEGKRWLSCSACFFRWPYPRIQCPYCGNADPETLSYFTAGDGPTRVGVCRKCSRYLKTRDSRLGNADVPLEAEDLATLHLDLLAGKEGFERGK from the coding sequence ATGAGTCGCACGGCGGATAAGATCGCGCACCTCCGGAAGACCGCGCGCGAGCATCCGGAGTACATCGATGTGCTGCTCCCGTTCGAGGAGATCTTCGCGTACACCGACGGGAAGGAGGCCGGGACGGGGATCCGCTTCGACGTCCCGGAGGGGAACGGAGCCGAGCGGGTGCGGGGAGGGCTTCCGCTTCTCTCCCCCGAGGGCCTCTCCGTGGATCGGGACACTGCGACGGCCTTCCTGTCCGGGCTGCTCGACGTCCTGCGGCGCGTCGGCAGGGAGGGGCACGCGGATCTCGACCGGATCGGGGGGGGGCTTTCGGGCGGCTCTCTCGACCTTCCCTCCCTGTACGTCGCCTGTCTTACCCGGAAACGGGACATCGTGGACCAGGCGGCGACGGTCCTTTCGGTCCAGGCGCCGCTGCTCACCTTCGTCCTCGAGATCCCGTTGAAAACCGCCCTCGAGAGCGTTTCCTCCTCCCTGCCCCCGGAACAGTTCGACGGCTGGAAGGAAGGGTATTGTCCTGTGTGCGGCTCCCGCGCCGGGATGGCCGAACTTTCCGGGGACGAGGGTAAGCGGTGGCTCTCCTGCTCCGCCTGTTTCTTCCGCTGGCCGTACCCGCGGATCCAATGTCCCTACTGCGGGAACGCGGACCCGGAAACGCTCTCCTATTTCACCGCTGGGGACGGTCCCACCCGGGTCGGGGTGTGCCGCAAATGCAGCCGGTATCTGAAGACCCGCGACTCGCGCCTCGGGAACGCGGACGTGCCGCTGGAAGCCGAAGACCTTGCCACCCTCCACCTGGACCTCCTGGCCGGGAAGGAAGGGTTCGAGAGGGGGAAATGA
- a CDS encoding formate dehydrogenase subunit gamma — MGKKYVERFNTAERVLHWFVAASFFTLLLSGLGLYSRLFHGYFDLFGGGAGAIVAHKFAGAVFFISSLMLFFNHAKEMFTFDEDDRKWIRSLGGYLTKNPEHINSGKFNAGQKLFGIFMGIATLLLGITGVINWIPLSFPRGLVQFSLFLHGLLFVWFVMIMIVHVYLTTIGNPGTLEGMLYGNVRRIWARTHHPKWYKEVGDE, encoded by the coding sequence ATGGGTAAGAAATACGTCGAGCGGTTCAACACGGCCGAGCGGGTGCTCCACTGGTTCGTCGCCGCGTCGTTCTTCACTCTGCTCCTGTCGGGGCTGGGGCTCTACTCCCGCCTCTTCCACGGCTACTTCGACCTGTTCGGGGGCGGAGCGGGGGCGATCGTGGCCCATAAGTTCGCGGGGGCGGTCTTCTTCATCAGCTCCCTGATGCTCTTCTTCAACCATGCGAAGGAGATGTTCACCTTCGACGAGGATGACCGGAAGTGGATCCGGTCGCTGGGGGGGTACCTGACGAAGAATCCGGAGCACATCAACAGCGGGAAGTTCAACGCCGGCCAGAAGCTGTTCGGCATCTTCATGGGGATCGCGACGCTGCTGCTCGGGATCACCGGAGTGATCAACTGGATCCCCCTCTCGTTCCCGCGGGGGCTCGTCCAGTTTTCCCTGTTCCTCCACGGTCTCCTGTTCGTCTGGTTTGTGATGATCATGATCGTGCACGTCTACCTCACCACGATCGGAAACCCGGGGACGCTCGAGGGGATGCTGTACGGCAACGTCCGCCGGATTTGGGCGCGGACACATCACCCGAAATGGTATAAAGAAGTAGGGGACGAATAA
- a CDS encoding 4Fe-4S dicluster domain-containing protein produces the protein MAQVRVGFLVDTSRCIGCRSCQVACKAWNHMGADKTVEKGSYENPTDLTPNLYNRIRFLESADDRGNVKWLFMNERCVHCGDAGCMKVCPAPGALYRTKEGIVVFDKEKCISCKYCVSACPFNIPRYGADDKVAKCHLCFDRVGAGRVPACSYACPTQALQFGNRDALIAKAKGAGKKLYGENALAGLGVVYALEEKPEVYGLPADPSIPTSIFLWKDVVRPLGILGFWGSVAAVVVHYVTFGSRQLEEDGKGKGGDAHG, from the coding sequence ATGGCCCAGGTACGCGTGGGATTTCTCGTCGACACGTCGCGCTGCATCGGTTGCCGCTCCTGCCAGGTCGCGTGCAAGGCCTGGAACCACATGGGCGCGGACAAGACGGTCGAGAAGGGAAGCTACGAAAACCCGACCGACCTCACCCCCAATCTGTACAACCGGATCCGGTTCCTCGAGAGCGCGGATGACCGGGGGAACGTGAAGTGGCTCTTCATGAACGAGCGGTGCGTCCACTGCGGCGATGCGGGGTGCATGAAGGTCTGCCCGGCGCCGGGGGCGCTCTACCGGACGAAGGAAGGGATCGTCGTCTTCGACAAGGAGAAGTGCATCTCGTGCAAATATTGCGTCTCCGCCTGCCCGTTCAACATCCCCCGGTACGGGGCGGACGACAAAGTGGCAAAGTGCCACCTGTGCTTCGACCGGGTCGGGGCGGGCAGGGTACCGGCGTGCTCCTATGCGTGCCCGACCCAGGCGCTGCAGTTCGGGAACCGGGACGCCCTGATCGCGAAGGCGAAGGGGGCGGGGAAGAAGCTGTACGGGGAGAACGCGCTCGCGGGGCTGGGGGTCGTCTACGCGCTCGAGGAGAAGCCCGAAGTGTACGGCCTTCCCGCGGACCCGTCGATCCCGACGTCGATCTTCCTGTGGAAGGACGTGGTGAGGCCGCTCGGAATCCTCGGCTTCTGGGGCAGCGTCGCCGCGGTCGTGGTCCACTATGTGACCTTCGGATCGCGCCAGCTCGAGGAGGACGGGAAGGGGAAGGGAGGGGACGCGCATGGGTAA
- the fdnG gene encoding formate dehydrogenase-N subunit alpha produces the protein MAMSRREFFKASGAGLAAGLLGFSLDPVEAKADEFSLRYAKETTTICPYCAVGCGMIVHTLGGNLVNVEGDPDHPINEGSLCPKGSSILQLRENKARVTKPLYRAPGAKEWKTVDWDWALDEIAKKVKKTRDATFVAKSRIKVKEKVGDREVEKEVEAVVNRTNGIAHVGSAALDNEECYLLQKFLRGLGLVAIEHQARIUHSATVAALGESFGRGAMTNHWIDVKNADVVLIMGANPAENHPIAFRWILRAKDNGAKIICVDPRFTRSASKADIYAPLRPGTDIAFLGGMIRHIIDNKLYQEESVRNYTNASYLVNPDFRMPGDLQGLFSGYDPKKRAYDPKSWAFQKDADEKVKKDPTLKDPRCVFQLMRKHYSRYTPEMVSSITGTPKETLLKVYDTYGSTGKPDRAGTELYAMGWTQHTVGTQNIRAMTIIQMLLGNMGVAGGGINALRGESNVQGSTDHGLLFHLLPGYLPVPSAELPTLEKYIEKYTPKTKDPASANWWGNRNKYITSYLKAIYGAKATKQNDFGYAWLPKTDPGMNASWLMIFDNMSRGKYKGFFAWGQNPACSGTNAGKVRKALSTLEWMVTVNLFDNETASFWKGPGVDTAKVSTEVFFLPAAASFEKEGSITNSSRMGQWRTAAVRPLGQSKPDAEIMNDLFFRLKALYTKEGGVYPDPLMNLTWNYGFKRADGTVRSVDIHAVAKEINGYFLDNVEEKPKPGQPAPKEKKLVGKKGELAAGFAQLQADGTTSCGNWLYCQSYNEKGNMMARRVKKDPTGLGLFPEWAWAWPVNRRILYNRASVDLAGKPYNVRKAVIYWNANAVLPDGKLGKWDGDVPDGPWPPMGDAKEGKKPYIMRADGVAAIFGPGLKDGPFPEHYEPLECPVQENLLSKQRTNPASKMFSDGGLPEDVFATCDTRYPYVATTYRVTEHWQTGVLSRNVPWLLELQPRQFVEMGLDLAKEKKIKNGDKVEVSSVRGKIEAVAIVTPRFRPFKVAGSTVHGVGLPWCFGWFTPGVGDSANLLTPTAGDANTMIPETKAFMVNITAKG, from the coding sequence ATGGCAATGTCACGCAGGGAGTTCTTCAAGGCCTCGGGGGCGGGGCTGGCCGCGGGGCTGCTCGGTTTCTCCCTCGACCCCGTGGAGGCGAAGGCCGACGAGTTCAGCCTCCGCTACGCGAAGGAGACGACGACCATCTGTCCCTACTGCGCGGTGGGATGCGGGATGATCGTCCACACGCTCGGCGGGAACCTCGTCAACGTGGAAGGCGACCCCGACCACCCGATCAACGAGGGATCCCTCTGCCCGAAAGGATCCTCGATCCTTCAGTTGCGCGAGAACAAGGCCCGCGTGACGAAGCCGCTGTACCGGGCGCCGGGGGCGAAGGAGTGGAAGACGGTCGACTGGGACTGGGCCCTCGACGAGATCGCGAAGAAGGTCAAGAAGACCCGGGACGCCACCTTCGTCGCGAAGAGCCGGATCAAGGTGAAGGAGAAGGTGGGGGACCGGGAGGTGGAGAAGGAGGTCGAGGCCGTCGTCAACCGGACGAACGGCATCGCCCACGTCGGAAGCGCCGCGCTGGACAACGAGGAGTGCTACCTCCTCCAGAAATTCCTCCGGGGGTTGGGCCTGGTCGCCATCGAGCACCAGGCACGAATATGACACAGCGCCACTGTAGCGGCTCTGGGAGAGTCGTTCGGACGTGGTGCGATGACGAATCACTGGATCGACGTGAAGAACGCGGACGTGGTCCTCATCATGGGTGCCAACCCGGCGGAGAATCATCCGATCGCCTTCCGCTGGATCCTGCGGGCGAAGGATAACGGCGCAAAGATCATCTGCGTGGACCCGCGCTTCACCCGGAGCGCGTCGAAGGCCGACATCTATGCTCCGCTGCGCCCCGGGACCGACATCGCCTTCCTCGGCGGGATGATCCGCCACATCATCGACAACAAGCTCTACCAGGAGGAGTCGGTCCGCAATTACACGAACGCTTCCTACCTCGTGAACCCCGACTTCCGGATGCCCGGCGACCTCCAGGGTCTCTTCTCCGGGTACGACCCGAAGAAGAGGGCGTACGACCCGAAATCGTGGGCGTTCCAGAAGGACGCGGACGAAAAGGTCAAGAAGGATCCGACCCTGAAGGATCCGCGCTGCGTCTTCCAGTTGATGCGGAAGCATTACTCCCGATACACGCCGGAGATGGTCTCCAGCATCACCGGAACGCCGAAGGAGACGCTCCTCAAGGTCTACGATACGTACGGTTCCACGGGCAAGCCAGACCGGGCGGGGACCGAGCTGTACGCGATGGGATGGACGCAGCACACGGTGGGGACGCAGAACATCCGCGCCATGACCATCATCCAGATGCTCCTCGGCAACATGGGGGTGGCCGGCGGCGGGATCAACGCCCTGCGCGGCGAGAGCAACGTCCAGGGATCGACCGACCACGGGCTCCTGTTCCACCTCCTCCCGGGGTACCTCCCGGTCCCCTCGGCGGAGCTGCCCACCCTGGAGAAGTACATCGAGAAGTACACCCCGAAGACGAAGGACCCGGCGAGCGCGAACTGGTGGGGGAACCGGAACAAGTACATCACGAGCTACCTGAAGGCGATCTACGGCGCCAAGGCGACGAAGCAGAACGATTTCGGCTACGCGTGGCTGCCGAAGACCGACCCCGGGATGAACGCCTCGTGGCTGATGATCTTCGACAACATGTCCCGCGGGAAGTACAAGGGGTTCTTCGCCTGGGGGCAGAACCCGGCCTGCTCCGGAACCAACGCGGGGAAGGTGCGCAAGGCGTTGTCCACGCTCGAGTGGATGGTGACGGTCAACCTGTTCGACAACGAGACGGCGTCGTTCTGGAAGGGGCCGGGAGTGGACACGGCGAAGGTGAGCACGGAGGTCTTCTTCCTCCCCGCGGCCGCGTCGTTCGAGAAGGAGGGGAGCATCACCAACTCGTCGAGGATGGGCCAGTGGCGGACCGCGGCGGTCCGCCCCCTCGGCCAGTCGAAGCCCGACGCCGAGATCATGAACGACCTCTTCTTCCGGCTCAAGGCGCTTTATACGAAGGAGGGGGGTGTCTATCCCGACCCGCTCATGAACCTCACGTGGAACTACGGGTTCAAGCGGGCGGACGGCACGGTCCGGTCGGTCGACATCCACGCGGTGGCGAAGGAGATCAACGGCTACTTCCTCGACAACGTGGAGGAGAAGCCGAAGCCGGGGCAGCCCGCCCCGAAGGAGAAGAAGCTCGTCGGGAAGAAGGGGGAACTCGCCGCCGGGTTCGCCCAGCTGCAGGCCGACGGCACCACCTCCTGCGGCAACTGGCTCTACTGCCAGAGCTACAACGAGAAGGGGAACATGATGGCCCGCCGGGTGAAGAAGGACCCCACGGGTCTCGGGCTCTTCCCGGAGTGGGCGTGGGCGTGGCCGGTGAACCGGCGCATCCTCTACAACCGGGCATCGGTCGATCTGGCGGGGAAGCCGTACAACGTGAGGAAGGCGGTCATCTACTGGAACGCGAATGCCGTCCTGCCCGACGGAAAGCTCGGCAAGTGGGATGGGGACGTTCCCGACGGGCCGTGGCCCCCGATGGGCGACGCGAAGGAGGGGAAGAAGCCGTACATCATGCGGGCCGACGGCGTGGCCGCGATCTTCGGGCCGGGCCTGAAGGACGGCCCGTTCCCCGAGCATTATGAACCGCTTGAGTGCCCCGTGCAGGAGAACCTTCTGTCGAAACAGCGGACGAACCCGGCCTCGAAGATGTTCTCGGACGGTGGGCTGCCGGAGGATGTGTTCGCCACGTGCGATACCCGGTATCCGTACGTGGCCACGACGTACCGGGTGACCGAGCACTGGCAGACCGGGGTGCTTTCCCGGAATGTTCCGTGGCTCCTCGAGCTGCAGCCGCGTCAGTTCGTGGAAATGGGGCTCGATCTCGCGAAAGAGAAAAAGATCAAAAACGGCGACAAGGTCGAAGTCTCCTCGGTCCGCGGCAAGATCGAGGCGGTCGCCATCGTCACCCCCCGCTTTCGCCCCTTCAAGGTGGCCGGCTCCACGGTCCACGGGGTGGGCCTCCCCTGGTGCTTCGGCTGGTTCACGCCGGGGGTGGGCGACTCCGCCAACCTGCTCACGCCGACGGCGGGGGACGCCAACACCATGATCCCGGAAACGAAGGCGTTCATGGTCAACATCACGGCGAAGGGGTGA